Sequence from the Mycoplasma cottewii genome:
TCTATTTATATCAGCTCCATTAGATATAAATAGAGAATATAATAATTTATTAAATATTCTTTCTTCAATTAAAAATGATACATACAGACAAATTACTATTAAATTAATTGAAAAATATAAAGAACAATTCTTAACATTTCCAGCAGCAATGAGTATTCATCACAATGTTACAGGAGGATTATTCTGACATAGTTATACATTAGTAAAAAACGCTTTAGCATTAAAACCAAGTTATCAATATGCATCAATTGATTGAGAGTTATTAATTTGTGGAGCTATATTACATGATATCGGTAAAGTTATTGAAATAGTTGATGTAAGTGGAAGTGATTATAGTTTAGAAGGGAAATTATTAGGTCACATTTCTATAGGTAATGCTGAAATTAATAAAATAGCTCAAGAACTAAATATATATAAAGATGAATCTAATAACATTAATAGTGATGTCACTTTACTTCAACATATGGTATTAGCAAGTCATGGTAAAAAAGAATTCGGATCACCAGTTGAACCGGTTTTAATTGAAGCAATTATTTTATCAATGTTAGATGATTTAGATGCTAAAGTATTTAAAATTAATGATGAACTTAGAAAAGTTGAATCAGTAAATAATTGAACACAAAGAATAATTTCAGTTGATAATAGAATGTTTTATAAACATAAAAAATAGAAGTCATGTGACTTCTATTTTTAATTATTTATTTTATTAACAGTGTTGAATGTTACTTTTTTAATTTTGGATATTTATATATTTTTTAATTAATCAGAAACGATTAAACAACATTATAAACTACCTGTATATAATCAAATTTCTCTCAATTAATCAACTCAGTGTATAGTTCCTTCGGCAAGATTTCTTTTTACTTGTATTGGTAAAAAAGCTTCTCATAATTCAGCATTGACAGTTTTGAAAATAGGTACACCTGGATTCATAAAACTTGTTACTATTGGATCTGGATGCATTTTTCATGAAGCAAGAGATTGTCTAAAATTTTGTGCAGATCATAAAAATTTAGTAAAATTTTCAACTTTAGAAACATTTCAACGCTCTATTTTATGGTTAAATGTTGGTGACTCATGAAACATATGACTCATATTAGTTACATTTGAAGTATCCCATTTTTCTAAATTTTCTATTTCTGTAGCTTGAGTGTGTTCAAATGCATTACTAAGATCTGTAATGAACCATGGTAATTCTTCTGGCACTTTTGTAATGTGAGGGCTTATTGGCTCAATTCGGCCTTCTAAAGTGTATCCGATTGTATCTAATGCTGTAGCACCTTCGTGTTTCTTTAATTGTCTTGGATAAGTTATAGCTGTAAATAACTCGATTTCTATAGAGTTCAGTTTAACTTTTAATGTTGGACCATTCGACATATTATGAGTCTCAATAAGATTAAATTTTTTGTTTGAATCTTCTAATTCAAGTTTAATACCGGAAGCTCGCTCAAATCTTTGTAACAAATCTTGGCAACTTTCTCCTCCTCAGATAGTTTCTCGAATTTTTTGAGATCAAGCACGTTCAACAACTTCTTTTATTACTCTCTCGTTTGCTTCGAAATGTCTAATTTTGCCTTGTAAATCTTCTACAACAGATTTGTTTTGCTCATTTTCTAATTTTAATTTTTCTATATTTTCAGTAATGGATTTAATTTCATCTTTCATTCTAGTAATCGCTTGTTCTACTCTAACAATCTCTTGTTGTATATGTACATTTTCATCTTTAATTTTTTGTAGCTCTTCTAATTCTAGTTTAGCTTTATTTAACTCTGCTTCCATACTATCTTTGTCTGATTTTAAACTACCTATTTGTGAACTAATTTCTGAAATTTTTTCTCTTAATCTTCTAATAGAACCGTTCAATGAATTGTTAAGTTGTTCTGCATTTGCGTTATCCGACTGGTTATTAATAGAGTGGTTATGTCTTTTTGAAAAATTAAAACCGACAAAAGTAGGTATAGCTAATGCTGTTGGTATTAAAACTGAAATCAATGCAATTAATTTAGACTTTTTCATATCAAAAAACCTCCTTATTGAATTTATTATTAGTTTTAATTATTAAAATTCTTTAATTTTTATTATTTAATGTGTCTAGCATCATTAACATGACGTTCCCGAATTATTTTAGGCACACAAGCTTCTCGCATTGCCCCGTTACTTCAAATAGGTACTGGATTATTCATAAATCTTTCTGTTTTTGCATTTGAAGATATTTCTCAAGAACCTATTGACTTTTCAAAAAGAGTGCATGATCAAAACATTCATTCAAAATTCATAACATTTTTTACATTTCAATGACCTATTTGTTGATTGATTCAAGATTCAAAAAACATATGACTCATATTAGTTACATTTGAAGTATCTCAATGTTGTATTCCATCAATTTCTCCATGATTAGTTTTGTAAAAAGCTCTGCTGAGATCTGTAATGAACCAAGGTAATGTTATAGGTACTTTATTAATATTAGGACTTATTGGTTGAATTTTACCCTTATCGTCATATCCAAATTGCACTAATTCATCGCCGTTTTCTATTTTATCTTGACTAAGTTTGTATGCAGCATTTGAAGGTAAATCAAACCTTATATTGAACGTTTTAACTTTAAGGTTATTATTAAATTTTTTATTATTAATGTGAATTGGGTCATCTTTTATTCTTAAATCTTGTAATTCAAGACGTATTCCAGTTTCTTTTTCAAATCTTTGTAATAAAGAAAAACAAGTTTCTTTCTCTCAAATAGTATTTTTAAATCTACTATTTCAAATATGAAGAACCATAAGTCTATATGCTTCTTCATTTTTTCTAAAAGTTTCAAGCTTGGATTCGTTATCACTTTTTTGTCTTTCAAACCCTTCTTTATCTCTTTGAAGTGTTGCTAGTTCGTCATCAATGTCTCGAGGGCGATTATTTAATTTATCTGATTCTTTAAGTAATGCATCTAGCTTTTCTTTTAAAGATTCATTGCTTCCAGAACTTTCAAATTCTTCTTTAATAGTACGTATTTGTTGATCGATTTCAAATTTTTGTTTTTCTACTTTTTGTTTTTCATCTTTTAATGCATTTATTTTTCCTTGAATTTCTATAATCTTAATTCTCAAGTCGTTAATATGCTTATTTAAAGATGTCAATATTTCATTTTCACTTTTCTCGTTTGATTGGTCACTTATAAAATGGTCATTTTTTTCATTAAATCTATGACTAATAACAGAAGATGCTGTTAATGCTGTTGGTATTAAAACTGAAACTAATGTTATTAATTTAAGTATTTTCATATTAAATGACCTCTTTAATAAAATAATTATTAATGTTTATTAGTACATATTTATAAATATTTTACAATTCCAAAAAAAAAAAAAAAAGACTTGACAAAGTCCCTACTGTGTGATGGCATGTTATCAATATCTCCTGCATTTCCAATTAATTTAGAAATACCAGCAACACCATGTCTATAATATTTGCTTTCTCACAAAGATATTGTCGATGCGTTCTTTATATTAAAATGTTTTGCTGTTTCTAAAAACTTAAATTATTTTCATTTTTATATTTTATAACAGCAATTTTAAACTCAGAAGTGTATATAGATTTATTCTTACTCTTCCTAATACCTCTAATACCAAAAGATTCATATTGACATTTCCAATTAACTATCGTGTTAATGTTTATTCCATACTCTCTAGACACTTGAGTAATAGTCTTACCACTTAATAATTCTTTTATGATTCTCTTTTTGATCTCATATAAATACTTCGCCATAAATATAGTAAGTTCTTGTCTAGATAAATGTAGCTATGTTTATATAGAATTATTTATATGAAACTAAAAAGAAAAATGAATAGAAGTATTTACAATTAAAATTGTTTAAAAGCGCAAAAAAACACCTCAAAAGCATGAGGTCCTACGTTTCCCACTTTAAGCATAAAATAACAGTTTAAACTTATAAACCTAAATTTATAAGCCAACTGTTATTTTTTTAAAACTTCTAAAATAGTGTGATAAGTATCTCAACTTTCTTTTAACTCATCATTAAACACTTGTATTGTTTCTGTTTTTTGTTTGTTTACAAATACCTCAATTTCTTTAACATCTTTAATAACGTTAATCATTTTATGTTCAGTAATTCTATCTTTACCTTGTAATTCTAATCTAGAATTTAAAAGATAAATTACATAATTTAAGAACACTAAAGATACAAAACATAGACATATATATCCAACAATATGATTTCATGTTGATAAATACATCGGACGAAGTGACAATTTACCTTTTAATGTTTTAAAATTAGATTCAATTTGTCACTGTTTCGAATATAGATTTACAATATCAACTACAGATAAATCAGTTCTATTTGTTTCATAAACATAATATCCATCGTATTTTTCATCTTCTTGTATTTTAGCTAAATCCAATTCATAAAAAGCACCTTTATTTATAGGTTTGAAAAACTTATATTTTTTTGAACCAGCTAAATTTTCATAAGAAACTAGATTATCTTTGTTCATCTTTTTATGAAATTTTGAACTAAGATATCTCTATCATTTTTGTCTTTTATTGCACGTTTTTACTATAAGTTATTATTTGTTTTCTGAAATGACCGTTTGGTCGTTTTTTGTTGTAAAAGAAGCTATATCACGAACTTTGTATTTAAAAGATCCATCATTTATATAATCTTTTTCATCTAAAACGTATTCTTTAAATTGTTTGCTACCAGCTTTCATTCTATAAGAAATTATGTAATTTCAATTTTTAGATTCTAAGAATCTAATGTTTTTGTTAATGCTCATACCTTTATCAGCGATGATAGTTACTGTGTTTATTTCATAAAGGTTCGCAATTTCTAGCATAAAAGGGATAAATGTATTTGAATCAGCACTATTTCCAGGAAAAACTTTGTAATGTAATGGAATTCCATTTTCATCAGTTGCCATTCCTATTACAATTTGATCTTCTTTGAATTTTCCATCTTTTGAATAACCAGGTTTTTAAAACCTTCTCTTGAGAATGTTTCAAAATATGCGGTTGTTGCATCAAATCACAATACATCAATTTTTCTGTTTGTGTTATCGCAAATTTTCTTGTTTAAGTTTTTAAAATCTCATCTTTGTTTTTTGCAATGTAATCTAATGATCTATAAAATGAATTTTTTGAATGAGTATCAATTCTTTCTTTTTTATTGTTTTGTAAGTGTTAAATACGCTAATTGGATTTTTAATTCTTTGATAAATTAACTGCATAATAACATCTTTTAGTGTTGTTGATCTTGTAGTAGAGCAATTATCGAAAATATCGAAATAATCAAAGAGTTTTTCAATAATCTCGTAACCTTTATACCTTTCTATAACCTCTTTTTTCAGCGATTTTTTCTCTTTGAAAATTTCATCTAACTTTGTCTTAGCTTGTTCTTTTGTTCAAGATAGCGGGAAGTTTGCAATAACTGCTTTAATCACACTTAGTGGATCATCGTGATATTCTTTCAATTCATGTAAATAACCATAACCAAATCTGAATTCATACCCCTTGTTATCTCTTCTTGGCACCCCAATTGATAAATATTCACCCTTTTTAACTCTTGCTATTGATGTTCTTTCATTGTCTTTTTGTATCTTTTCTTGACTTTTTCATATTTGTATTATATCATATTTAAGCATAAAAGTATAGATATTTATATTTTTTTATAAAAAAATATAGCTACTAAAAACGTGCTGTTTTTGTAGCTAAGTGGGAAACGTAGGAAGAAAAATGAATAGAAGTATTTACAATTAAAATTGTTTAAAAGCGCAAAAAAAACACCTCAAAAGCATGAGGTGTTTTAATGTAATTTAATTATTTAAGAGATTCATAAACAGACTTAACATCTTTAGTTTCAACTTTATTTGCACTTAAGATGAAACCTTCATTTTCTTTATATTTAGGAATAATGTGTTCGTGATAGTGAAATACTGATTGACCAGCAATTGCTTCTTGATTTGATAAGTAATTAAATGCTTGAACATTTAATTTATCCTTTAAAATTTGAACTATTTGTTTTTTAGCAATAGCTACTTCTTTTAAATAGTTATCATCACATTCACTGAAGTTTTTGAAATGTTTTTTAGGAATAACTATACAATGACCTTCGCTTGCTGGTTGTATATCTAAGAATGCAAACACATTATCATTTTCATAAACTTTATATGAAGGAATTTCGTTGTTTATTATTTTACAGAATATGCAATCCATAATTTATACCTCTTATTAGTCAAATGTTACTTCATCATCACGTATGAATTTTTTAATTTCTTTAAATAATTCTTCATATTTAACACTATCTGATTTTAGATATTGACTGTATAATTCAGTTTTAGCTGAGTTTTTAACATCATCATTATTTGAGATAATTGATTTTAATTGATCTAATAATGTTTGTTTATTTTCAACAGATAAACTTAAAACGTCAGCTGAACTTTTATCTGAGTTAAATCAATCAAAAATTGAGTTTTGTTTATCTAAAACGTCTCTATAGTTTTTAATGTTGTAATCATAAGTTATAAATGAGTTTGCAAAGTTAGCATCAACACTACTAAATAACTCTTTATTATTGTTATTCTTGTCACTTAATTTTTTAGTTACATCTAAAGTTTTATATTCAGATTTTTCAACTTTTTTAAGTGTAATAGTTTTTTCATCTTTGTTATTGTAAATAACTTTGATTTTACCTTCTGCTTGACCGTTTTTTAATTTAACGTATCATTTTTTATCTTTATGAGCTATTTCAACATTATTTGCATCAGCGTTAGGGATATCACTTATTATAACTTCTTCTGCATTGTTATTTTTATTAGTAATATCAAATTTTTGACTCATATCTGTTCAAGTATTTTCTAATACGTTTAAATTGTATTGATCTTTATCTTTTTTAATTTGAATATCACTTGTTGAGAAAACATCATTTAGATAAATTGGTAATACAAATACAACATCTTTGTTACCTTTTACATCTGAATCATAACCTTTACCATTATTTGTTAATACCATAGGTGTATTAGTTTTTGATACTTCTTTTTTAGCATCATCAGATATTTTTAAATCTCCATTTAAACTTTTAACAGTATCTTTATCATTTTGAACAAATCCATTAAATCCTGACATAGCTAAGAATGGATCTGATCCTTGTTTACTTTCGTTTTGGATATTTAAACCTTTATTACCTTCAGCTGAGTTATCTGTTGTGATTGTGTTGTAAATAGATTTTAATTGTATTTTGTTATTTTTTAATTTTGGACCAACTGCAAATTTGTCATTAATTAATTTATCTATTTGACCTATATTTTTTTCTTCAGTTGATAATGATCAAACCATTTTAATGTTAGAAATTGTATTAGATTGTTGGTTGAAATTTGTTTGAATATTACTAATTAATTGGTTAGTAACGTTTAATACAAGTTTTCTTGATGATGCTGTTGAGTTATCAAAAATATCATCATATAATTTTGCATCTAAGTATGAACTACCTAATAAGTTTGAGAATAATTTTGATTCAATTTTAGTTTTAAAGTAATAAGCGAATCTGTGTTTGATAATTCCTTCACCATTTGTTTCAAATGTTTTATTTTCTTCATTTGTATATCATGTGATTGAACTTTCAGAGTCACCTTTACCATTTTTATCAACACTATTTGTATTTGTAATATAGTCTTGATTTTTAGATTTTTCATTATCTAAAATACCAATTCTAAAGTTTTTTCCTAAGTTAGTTAATAGTTCAATAGAAGGAATTTGATAAATACTTATTTTTGATCCAGAGTTAAGAACATCAAATTCTCCTGTCATTTGTCATCTTAATCATTTATCATTTTCTGATTTGAAATATATAGCATATTTACCAGCTTGTTCTTTACCATTAACTTTTAGTTTAATTGGATTTAATGGGTGAATTTTA
This genomic interval carries:
- a CDS encoding 3'-5' exoribonuclease YhaM family protein; this encodes MKKINEISLDKNPINAVVRIEKAIVSTGSSGANYLILHLADATGRIEARKWIVTEQDRELLKPNAIILLENTIVSEYRGVLQLKIDDYKVIDENQLSFYGIKKEDLFISAPLDINREYNNLLNILSSIKNDTYRQITIKLIEKYKEQFLTFPAAMSIHHNVTGGLFWHSYTLVKNALALKPSYQYASIDWELLICGAILHDIGKVIEIVDVSGSDYSLEGKLLGHISIGNAEINKIAQELNIYKDESNNINSDVTLLQHMVLASHGKKEFGSPVEPVLIEAIILSMLDDLDAKVFKINDELRKVESVNNWTQRIISVDNRMFYKHKK
- a CDS encoding BspA family leucine-rich repeat surface protein, yielding MKKSKLIALISVLIPTALAIPTFVGFNFSKRHNHSINNQSDNANAEQLNNSLNGSIRRLREKISEISSQIGSLKSDKDSMEAELNKAKLELEELQKIKDENVHIQQEIVRVEQAITRMKDEIKSITENIEKLKLENEQNKSVVEDLQGKIRHFEANERVIKEVVERAWSQKIRETIWGGESCQDLLQRFERASGIKLELEDSNKKFNLIETHNMSNGPTLKVKLNSIEIELFTAITYPRQLKKHEGATALDTIGYTLEGRIEPISPHITKVPEELPWFITDLSNAFEHTQATEIENLEKWDTSNVTNMSHMFHESPTFNHKIERWNVSKVENFTKFLWSAQNFRQSLASWKMHPDPIVTSFMNPGVPIFKTVNAELWEAFLPIQVKRNLAEGTIHWVD
- a CDS encoding BspA family leucine-rich repeat surface protein, with the protein product MKILKLITLVSVLIPTALTASSVISHRFNEKNDHFISDQSNEKSENEILTSLNKHINDLRIKIIEIQGKINALKDEKQKVEKQKFEIDQQIRTIKEEFESSGSNESLKEKLDALLKESDKLNNRPRDIDDELATLQRDKEGFERQKSDNESKLETFRKNEEAYRLMVLHIWNSRFKNTIWEKETCFSLLQRFEKETGIRLELQDLRIKDDPIHINNKKFNNNLKVKTFNIRFDLPSNAAYKLSQDKIENGDELVQFGYDDKGKIQPISPNINKVPITLPWFITDLSRAFYKTNHGEIDGIQHWDTSNVTNMSHMFFESWINQQIGHWNVKNVMNFEWMFWSCTLFEKSIGSWEISSNAKTERFMNNPVPIWSNGAMREACVPKIIRERHVNDARHIK
- a CDS encoding HIT family protein; translated protein: MDCIFCKIINNEIPSYKVYENDNVFAFLDIQPASEGHCIVIPKKHFKNFSECDDNYLKEVAIAKKQIVQILKDKLNVQAFNYLSNQEAIAGQSVFHYHEHIIPKYKENEGFILSANKVETKDVKSVYESLK